The following nucleotide sequence is from Falco naumanni isolate bFalNau1 chromosome 6, bFalNau1.pat, whole genome shotgun sequence.
TATGCCTAATGAGAACAAAAATCTCAGGAGATAAATTACAGATAATGTCTGTAATCTAATATAAACTTAATACTGCCTTAAGGTGGGGAAAGCGAATACACCTTTGtgtcagagagaaagaaggtgTTTTGGGAAATGaagaaacaggatttttattctgaagtaaTCATTAGTTGGTGGAACATCTGCTAGCTATATTACTTAAAACTGTCAAAGAAGATTAGTTAGGATGAATACTACAGCCATGAGGAAACCCAAAACAAGAGACATATTCTTTAGTTCTCTTCCCATTTGAATGTACAGAACATTGGTTTTGAAGGACAACAGTAGAAAAAATAGTAGTTCCACATTAATGTTATCTAGGTACAAGTGCGTTGCAAAATCTTGTCTGTGCTGCTAAAGTTGCTACTGCACTTCAGAAGAGGTGACACAGGGAAACTGGAAAGTCTATCGATGGGTTTCATTAATCCAGCAGTCCTCAGGTGTTAGGAAtcattgctttttccttccgCCTCTTGACTTTCCAGGAAGGCTTTGGATGGTGGCACTTCTCCACCCTCTGCTCcttcatctaaaaaaaaaaacacaccagaattaaaacatttatagCACACACATTCttagtttttttaatgcagtcaAATATTTGGGTTTACTGGTTATCTCTGTTTGGATTGCCTATTTATTACCACACTCACAGGTGCTTTAGAAAGAGAGGTTAACTTGAAAGTTAAAGAACTTGCAGGAACATCTTCCAAAAGCAATTCCCTATTGAGGTTGATTTGCCTGCTCCTTGCACATGCTGATCAATGTGCCTTTGGTTGTAAGAAGCAGATTGGAGATgactttttattattgttattctttttttctgggtcATTTCTGAAGTCAAGTTAGAATAATGCATTCCTCTGAGCACTGCTTGGTTTCAGGTACATAACatttcagtttataaaaaatGCTAGCTACCTGGCTGACCACCTTTGCCAAGAAATACCTAGGCAAATTCACCCCGTCTTCGTAAGAtaaggggatttttttgttactcTGATTTGGAAGTTCACTCTTCCATAGGTTAGAGTTGAATGCTTACCTGATTAATATAAGTAAAAGCTGCCTATCATGTGCGGTCATTAGATGGAGAGTTCCACGCTGTCACTTTTGATGCTCAAATTGTCTCACTGAGAAACAGGAACTACACTTGCCTCCATCTCCTTGCAAAGCACAATAATTTTCACACTACCTTCAAGTCTCACATGGCATTTACCGGTTCTAACAGAATACCCAAATGTAAAATAGGTTTTAAGGTCAAGGAGAGGTCTATTTGGCATACCTGGCTGTGCGGTCTCCCACTTCAACAGTTGTAATCTCAGTGGTACATTTTCAGCTATTTGCTCTGGAGACTTGCCATAAATTATCACAATCAGACAAAAGAGTTATATATTTTGCTCTCTACATATCACAGCAAATAGATAACACTGTACAGAATTTACCATCTAAAGTTCTTGGCAGAAACCACTTGATGTTGCAAGTCTGCCCAGAGGCTTCATAATCTTATATTGGTAAATTAAGAACTGGGTTATTTCATGGAATCttagaattacagaatggtttgtgttggaagggaccttaaagactctagttccaagccccctgccataagcagggacaccttccactagaccaggttgctcaaagccccatccagcctgggctggaacacttccagggatggggcatccacagcttctctgggaaacctgtgccagtgcctcaccatgctcacaggaaagaatttcttcctagtatctaatctaaatctaccctcttctaGTTTAAAGTCATTACCCCTTGTGTAATGTCAGTGTAGTAAAATCACTACTAcaagcccttgtaaaaagtccctctccagggACTTTTCTACTTTTGATACCCCTCAGCATTATGTAGGACAGCACTGTGaggaaaggaagacagagcAATGTCCTCAATTGGCTATTTCTGTGTGGGGTTGGAAGTCTAGTATTAGTGGAGTCTTGCAGACAGGGTGGAGAAAAACAGTTTGTCAGAGAAAATCTAATCTCATAGTTGGTAGCACTTAGGTGTGCAACAGGTGCTAATTTGCTACGTATCAAGATAGTAATACACAGTCACCTAGAAAAATTTCAACAAATAATAAAGGTTATTTGTCACAGCACTAGcaaaactatcaagctgcaacaaggtcttttaccatctcataccagcgTACTCTTgatgccagtccctctgctgccttctcaccTCTCCTCATCCAGAGTGCtcattctctcttctctctgcttcttcctcctctctcttcctcagctgctctctttTCCTTGGCTGCTCAACCtcttcacagaaccagccacagctgcaccttgtctatgtcagccaacccaccgcccctgatgccagcccacagctgtatattatcaatgctaattaacccagcttcattcctctacagttaTTGGCAGAATGCAGATTACCAGACATGGGAGACCAGTTGGCTCTTTGCTCTGAAACTTCTTGCAGACTCTTCTTCAATCTTTGGACCACCAGTGATACCAATTGATGACTGTTTAACATGGTTCCAGTATGGCCTTCTGCCAGACCACCTGTGGAAGGTCTCAGCCCTTCAAAACTTAGCACCATCAGAGGATGATCAGACAGGATACAGATGGTCTTCATTTCAGAGTCAGGCTCTCAGACAAACTGCTGGTGCCAAAATCTCTCCTGCTCTTCTCATGAGAATGTTAATTTGGTGTGGCTTGCAGAGTACGTGGAAATTTATATCGCATAGCTATGATCCTTGTATATTCGTAAAGAATAAAGCAAAGtctcttttctcttctaaaCCAGACAAAAGGTATTAGTACATCCTGTTCCTGACCTTTCACTATGACAGCAGCTCACAGCattttagaaagaggaaatgtaTGATCCAATGAGCATTAGCTAAATTTGAAGCAAGATGGAGAGTCTTCCTCATCATTTCCCATAATCTTCACTGAATCTttcagagtagaaaaaaaatagggcATACTTTATATAGCCACATGTTCCATCTTCTCCACTTTTCTCATTTATCCAGCTTCTTTGTTCTGAGCTGGAAATCGCTTTCATTTTTGTAACAGCTTATTCTTAAAGGCAGAAATAGGCAAAAGGAGATGCCTGTTAGAGCCCTAAGCATTTCACAAACTCTTCTGCTGTCACAGCATTTGAACTTCCAAACTTACTTTCCATTTTGATGAATTCTCCTCATTTTGCTTGCTGTCTCATCAGAAGCTTAACTTTACAACACAATGAGGCTGTAATTTCCGTCTAATACTCCTGGAATTCCCAACCCAAAAAAGCATCCAAGCAGTTAGATTGGACCTAACTGTATCCTGTATTCATTTCCTATTATCACTACTGCAAACAGCTGATAACAGAAACTGCTCCTTCCAGGCACACTCTGGCACAGCTGTATGTCaatgacaaaagcaaaagataatTCCATGCTCTTAATTGTTCTTCAAATGCTGGCAGTGCTAGTCCTTGTATTTGTAAGAAAGCATCAGTACATTTTGCTAAAACTAATGTAgctgtgtttcatttcttcttcttaatGCATTGGATGGGCACCAAGAGAGAATTATTCTGTCTGGAGGACTAAGTACTTATTTTATGCTGTGctgtaacatttcttttaacAAGACTTTATCCAGGGGCGGGGGGAAACATTGAAGAGAGAAATTTTGCAtgctttaaaaagtatattttttccAACTACTGAACTTTCCAGAGgccaaaattaaacaaacatgaCAAACTTATCTACAGCTGTTGTattcttttgtgctttgtttaACATGGTTAATGTAGTGCAGCTCCCTCAAGGTTCACAGCTCTAAACAATACAAAGGTTAGTTCACATAACGTAGCAATGAGTATTCCAGTGGGTTGCACTGGTCATTTCACTTCCATAGCTCCTGACGCTAATAAGGATGTAAATTCCCATCTACCTCCCCTTTGATAAGGGAAACAGTTCTCTCCTGCTGAAGCCTGACTATGCCAGGCGGAAGAGCTATTTGGAATAAAAGACCCCATAATACTTGAAAACCAAAGCATTAAATGTTAAGTGTCTGTCCTGTGGAATGGATTTCCAGTGCTCCAGTCGCACAcaccagaagaagaaaatctgtaggGACATACTTTTCATATTCCTAGGGGAAAACCTCTCAtcaaaaaaaaggacttttaaCTGGACTCTCAAGGCTCCCCGCTTTACTTTGAATGTACTGTGACACAGTGCCCACCATCCTTCCCACCTGTTCTTCCAGATTCTCCCAGTTCCCCTcactcctgccctgcagcctgaGGGTATTTAATCTtgttgtctttctgtttttcttctttatgtccACCCTCTTTCCTTCACAAAACTTTGTGCCTTCCTTTTGCAAAAGCAATGCATCCTTCCAGCACCCATTCAGATCGTTATTTTCCTCTGTCCCAGATTCAAGCCAGGATGTGGTCATTTGGTCCCTTCTCACTCCTGGAAACATTCTTTCTGCTTGCCCAGCAGTCCTTCATTGGGCCCATGTTGGATTTACATTACAGAACCCCCAACACATGAATATAAATTAAATCAGCAAAGCAAGAACAACTTGTAATCAAAGCACGCGGTGcgcacacacacccacccacccagcctTTATGATGCTTTATGAGGCTGTAAACTCAACATCCTGTAATTGCTTCAGGCAATGTACAAGCAGGACATGCAGGATGCATCCTCGGAGCCTGACAATCCCTCCTACAATCTATTTCAGTTCAGATTAACAGACCCTCCACTCCTCAGCACAGGCCTGCCTCCCACTGTGCTGCACCCACACCATTGCTGCTCCTGGATGTGGGACCACCAGTTATCGTGGCATTTGtcacagcagcaacagtgatgggcatgagaagaaaaagtcaCTTCCACACCAGAACCTAAAGAAATAGGTGCAATTCATGCTTAGGGCCAACCTATAATTCTCACTTCATAGGCATTAGAAACCAGACTTAAGAATCTGAAAATCCCCCAAAAGTAAAAAGAACTCAAATATAACGCTGGTGTTGATTAGACCTATGCTAAATTAACAGAGCACCTTATCAAATTAAAGGATGTGCCAAAATAGGACACTGGTCTCAGACAGCAAAGTTGAAACCCTACTAGCAGGAATAAATCACTGTAAAACCCAACTTTTAACGTATATGCCTGAGTTAAAATAGTTGTAATTGGATTAACAGCACAGCTTGCTGTCTTGTTCTAAATGACCTCAGTGCAGGACTAAATACTAATTTATAGCTGGAGTGACGGTTTTCTAAGATGCCCAGCAATGCAACTGTGTTTGTTCTTCCTCAGAGGAACTGGAATTCAGTTCCCAGCACATTTCCCCAGGCTGCTAAACACTGAATCTGTGGGTGGATATGGCAGACCTAGTCTGGGTTAAAATTAACGTGTCTCATCAGTAGGTAGAAGTGGTAACTGCTTTGGAAGTTAATcctaaatgaagaaatattagTATTGACATCAAAACTGCGTGGTGGCAGAAATCTtaaggagaaagcaaaggacAACTGcataaaaatgtcagtttctTGAATGTGCAGCCATTACCTTCTGAAAGGGAGAGCTCAGCCAGTTTGTGTGGCAGGTCTGAagtcccagcaccagcaggagagCCCAGAATATCTGGTAAGGCATTCCGGCGGCCTGCCCGTCCTGATGCTGCAAAATCTGTGACCACAGGCTCTACATCAGTCATTGCTGACTCCTTTCCTCATAGCAACATCTGCATATGGAACAAACataggaagaaaacagctgtaGCCCAGATGGATGCTTATCACCTGCTCAACAATACAATAGCCATAAGGGGTCTTTTGTTATTAAAAGCCATGTATTTCAATACTGAGTGCTCAAGCTTCATATGTACCCCAGAAGAAGATAAAAGAATCTCTCTGCATTTCCTTATGTTGCCATTTGCACATCAGACTAGCACAATGAACTGCTCTGTACCTACAAGAAACCTGTGGCCAGGGTCAGCAACAGCCCTTCCTGCAGGTTACTTGTATGCCTTTTTGTGACCTGATCCCTCTTTTTAAGTGGTTGTGCCATACAGACACTGGGAAAGGAACCGAAACTATTTTGTCATACTGTCTCTATGAAGCaaagcatgttttctttattatgaaTCTTGTTTAGATTCTTATTTAGAATCTTGTTTGAACAAA
It contains:
- the PKIB gene encoding cAMP-dependent protein kinase inhibitor beta encodes the protein MTDVEPVVTDFAASGRAGRRNALPDILGSPAGAGTSDLPHKLAELSLSEDEGAEGGEVPPSKAFLESQEAEGKSNDS